In Chrysemys picta bellii isolate R12L10 chromosome 3, ASM1138683v2, whole genome shotgun sequence, a single genomic region encodes these proteins:
- the TDRD15 gene encoding tudor domain-containing protein 15 produces the protein MDSLSPSSKFLDLDLKVTHVECHPKEVLVTFQGKYNTEYDFDYHILQKEIQHVSKVKDGIGIGEFCLVEDINGEWHRGRVLEKKEEIYDVFLIDIGKVLIVNEINVSSACGEWFQLPPKVVYGVFSNILPVGEKWGPKALNYFSSLIGIQIKGHVQAILPYQLFLLEVPKVTSDVLELQLGKLVDGDSFRLIVEMLKELPQELLCKQMPELLQQKYTRPESSSFSNAENLPAFQPILDRFLPSLSVGSIEKVKINVAISPSKFYCQMLKWQKGLEDLTTTMTLHYEAVNRENVPSCDSFGTLCAAKRQKGQWHRGVIQQLLSDDQIKVWFMDFGNSEAVPSSHVLKLQPEFTSLPMISFQCALSCFSDQSEAVKRNSQLKEFKQALLGQTAVYASIDLFNANECLYYVTLHSQESEVNAEYPQQVNEVVQACSLVSSTNVTNILGDIKAYEEICVSVESLIGNTEQMGICLIEKDPSLSIYCKTVEMKIDAVHIAFVEYVLNPSNFWIQTNDYNNEFQTLMKNIADVYNRYGVYDKIVENPKPGLLCCARYSKDMEYYRGLITEVEGVNINVYFLDFGNTDTVPVHDVKTLLPEFCKLPALAMHCALAHAFPIEDVWVKKETDFFKKVVFDKQLLLYVIAKQNDKYIVNAQFMDGLEQMDVVTLMVQAGYAEYWEVQPDSLLNFMKNSKGLNSKNKNKKYINTQGTYVMPKSKVPATRNICQNKQLLNTFSVARESLESFPNWESTLSRKHYIISGRSDHMSSYKELMFKPGAVLDVRCSHIISPSHFFCQLQSKLSELMNLMEQIQSYYEMHSNPYKTGQIPCVAKHSKDGKWYRAAFLKQVSRNEVDVIFVDYGNQERVLLKDLQAILPDFLTLESQAFTCSLKNVNEPSQFYRFIWTKEACKDFGDLISASSGLLTCVICALILIRPNCLCNLVDLQSPFIGTQQFLIEHGHGQSQFFGFTKAFKPSVFLYSFCYSSFNIKIGSEEEVYITHIYSPAKFYCQLNRNTEIIDKLMKKIAEISNIPNSSEYDPSKIRLCIAKYFEDGLFYRALASSTGSSSCLLAYFVDFGNKQLVVRDKLMPIPDHATDLLLTPMQAIKCYLSDLREREIPVEVNKWFEENFMGKPLKAVVVSRESDGQIGVELYDGHIQINQKIRHLLSENGKKYTEELEHVKSCTEQSVENSKELHKVKPDECNKTKDKNIERIALKTEIKPEVHDISFQTGVQENFEDKEQTVLVPQKLCNMPFIPPTFHGNKEPVCKNVMNIPLEHREKNADGIFTPESLLCPVFNLQEIPANIMNESCTNKLNYTGQQEGRENRPKYINLPPRNIELNSQLAGYISNINSPSSFYIQLAEDENMIIQLAEELNEGKINVDHENYLNELVAGDLVLAEYVIDCFLYRAVIKTVRSGKSYEVEFIDYGNTAVVSPSKIYKIQGKFLTLPRFSIHCFLSRVKSTHPDGSWSSNVMFYFSRKVNNKQITCVFLQQHEQQWEVDIICDGKSVVNELMQRHDSSGLQNTQMLNMETNTEQDIPVTNADPEDEELRKNSRGHNKYESVETRNTSEILSKIPNQDLNPGQLEMAEIIHISKCGNFHVKLMRNVQTFLDLNVMVAKEAKRNRLIAVENIQEGLECLTKSKNTLKWYRSKVMKLVSEEKMLVFFMDRGRCEMVSLRNTKMLSNEIKCIPKQAILCKWIWIQNSGKMSRDYAIKKIAHREIKLLFLSYLESSCLWEVDILVDGILLLEYLNQISGQGKINKPNCTESANNVASKTSVLSFRINSVTWALFQSGNQYPGFATTVTDPSNFSIQLEDLFDTMKTLFMLLSDLPGNLPTLPQDLVTPGASCLIKFGLYAQWNRVEVSEISNQSVLLMFIDYGFPAYIPYSDIDKLKVVPEELICLPRLSYSCSLSGVIPAKGEHWSDEAKLLFQEFLGKQGLIFQFKQYGSGMKLEVDVLCEQSNVADTLVAARHAIYCKSTCCLLGLDNTKPIEPCSQLQSEAQQSRFLQSSEPKHSCTESSFLTGKKENAQQQTRDLQHRNARGIVSRSNSTTKPPSRKRPRKKPSSYSNGKNTAKDELKCDKKLFMQFSDDKKCNIISTESLTENLPPEAMNETCDSADMNTRMREMKISKEVAS, from the coding sequence ATGGATTCTTTGTCTCCATCATCAAAATTTTTAGACCTGGATCTGAAGGTAACTCACGTAGAGTGCCATCCAAAGGAAGTGCTCGTGACATTTCAGGGGAAATATAATACAGAATATGACTTTGATTACCACATATTGCAAAAGGAAATACAGCATGTATCCAAAGTAAAGGACGGTATTGGCATTGGCGAGTTTTGTTTGGTGGAGGACATAAATGGAGAATGGCATAGAGGAAGAGTGctggaaaagaaagaggaaatCTATGATGTGTTTCTCATAGACATTGGGAAAGTACTAATAGTTAATGAAATAAATGTTTCTTCTGCATGTGGTGAATGGTTCCAGCTGCCTCCAAAGGTGGTGTATGGTGTTTTTTCAAACATACTTCCAGTTGGGGAAAAATGGGGTCCAAAAGCtctaaattatttttcttctctaaTAGGAATACAGATTAAAGGTCACGTGCAAGCCATTTTACCATACCAATTGTTTCTCCTGGAAGTACCGAAAGTCACTAGTGATGTTCTTGAACTGCAATTAGGAAAACTTGTTGATGGAGATTCGTTTCGTCTTATTGTAGAAATGTTAAAGGAATTACCCCAAGAGCTCCTTTGCAAACAAATGCCAGAATTGCTGCAACAGAAATACACAAGGCCAGAGTCCTCTTCTTTCAGCAATGCTGAAAATCTACCAGCGTTTCAGCCAATTCTGGATAGATTCCTGCCTTCTTTATCTGTCGGCAGTATAGAGAAGGTAAAAATAAATGTTGCAATCAGTCCAAGCAAATTTTATTGTCAGATGCTAAAATGGCAGAAAGGGCTAGAAGACTTGACCACAACAATGACTTTGCATTATGAAGCTGTCAATAGGGAAAATGTTCCATCTTGTGATAGTTTTGGAACTCTCTGTGCTGCAAAAAGACAAAAAGGACAGTGGCACCGGGGAGTGATACAGCAGCTCCTCTCTGATGACCAAATAAAGGTCTGGTTCATGGATTTTGGCAACAGTGAAGCTGTGCCTTCCAGTCATGTTCTGAAACTTCAACCAGAATTCACTTCCTTACCAATGATTTCATTTCAGTGTGCACTGTCATGTTTCAGTGATCAGAGTGAAGCTGTAAAAAGAAATTCTCAACTAAAAGAATTTAAACAGGCATTGTTAGGACAGACTGCTGTGTATGCCAGCATTGATTTGTTCAATGCCAATGAATGTTTGTATTATGTTACATTACATAGTCAAGAATCTGAAGTTAATGCTGAATATCCACAACAGGTGAATGAAGTAGTTCAAGCATGTTCCCTAGTTTCTAGTACAAATGTCACTAATATACTTGGAGACATCAAAGCTTATGAAGAGATCTGTGTTTCAGTTGAGAGTTTGATTGGAAACACAGAACAAATGGGAATCTGCTTAATTGAAAAAGACCCTTCTTTATCAATCTATTGCAAAACAGTAGAAATGAAAATAGATGCCGTTCATATTGCTTTTGTCGAATATGTGTTGAATCCATCAAACTTCTGGATTCAAACTAATGACTATAACAATGAGTTTCAAACCTTGATGAAAAATATTGCAGATGTGTATAATAGATATGGAGTTTATGATAAGATTGTTGAAAACCCAAAACCTGGGTTACTCTGCTGTGCCCGGTATAGCAAAGACATGGAGTACTATCGAGGACTTATCACTGAAGTGGAAGGTGTAAACATTAACGTTTATTTTTTGGATTTTGGAAATACAGATACCGTACCCGTTCATGATGTGAAAACTTTGCTTCCAGAGTTTTGTAAATTACCAGCACTTGCCATGCATTGTGCACTTGCTCATGCATTTCCCATTGAGGATGTATGGGTTAAAAAAGAAACAGATTTCTTTAAAAAGGTTGTATTTGACAAACAGCTCTTGCTTTATGTCATTGCAAAGCAAAATGACAAGTACATTGTTAATGCACAATTTATGGATGGCTTGGAACAAATGGATGTTGTCACACTTATGGTTCAGGCTGGATATGCTGAGTACTGGGAAGTGCAACCGGATTCTCTTTTGAACTTTATGAAAAATTCTAAAGGCCtaaattcaaaaaacaaaaacaaaaaatatataaatacacaagGCACATATGTTATGCCTAAAAGTAAAGTACCAGCAACTAGAAATATCTGTCAAAACAAACAGTTATTAAACACTTTTTCTGTGGCAAGAGAATCTCTCGAATCTTTTCCAAATTGGGAAAGTACTCTTTCCAGAAAGCATTATATAATATCTGGGAGAAGTGACCATATGAGCTCTTATAAAGAGTTAATGTTTAAACCAGGAGCAGTTCTTGATGTCAGATGTTCTCATATTATTTCTCCATCCCATTTTTTTTGTCAGTTGCAAAGCAAATTATCAGAACTAATGAATTTAATGGAGCAAATTCAGAGTTATTATGAAATGCATAGCAATCCCTATAAAACTGGCCAGATTCCCTGTGTTGCAAAACACTCCAAGGATGGAAAGTGGTACAGAGCAGCTTTTCTGAAACAAGTATCCAGAAATGAAGTTGATGTGATATTTGTAGACTATGGTAATCAGGAAAGAGTTTTACTTAAAGATCTTCAAGCTATTCTTCCAGATTTTTTAACTTTGGAAAGTCAAGCTTTTACATGTAGTCTTAAGAATGTAAATGAACCCTCACAATTTTACCGATTCATTTGGACTAAAGAGGCATGTAAGGATTTTGGAGACTTAATTTCTGCTTCCAGTGGGCTATTGACTTGCGTCATTTGTGCTCTAATTCTCATAAGGCCTAACTGCTTGTGTAATTTAGTTGATTTACAGTCTCCATTTATTGGTACGCAGCAGTTTCTCATAGAGCATGGCCATGGCCAGTCCCAATTTTTTGGATTCACAAAAGCATTTAAACCATCAGTTTTTCTGTATAGTTTTTGCTATTCatcttttaatataaaaattggAAGTGAAGAGGAGGTATATATAACTCATATATACAGCCCTGCAAAATTTTATTGCCAGCTTAATCGTAACACTGAAATTATAGACAAATTGATGAAGAAGATTGCAGAGATTAGTAACATACCAAACAGTTCAGAATATGACCCGAGCAAAATACGATTATGCATAGCCAAATATTTTGAAGATGGTCTCTTTTACAGAGCTTTGGCATCTTCCACGGGATCATCATCCTGTTTACTAGCTTATTTTGTGGACTTTGGGAATAAACAGCTGGTAGTGAGAGACAAACTGATGCCTATTCCAGATCATGCCACAGATTTACTATTGACGCCCATGCAAGCCATTAAATGTTATCTGTCAgatcttagagagagagaaattccagTAGAAGTCAATAAATGGTTTGAGGAGAATTTCATGGGTAAACCATTGAAGGCAGTAGTAGTATCCAGAGAGTCAGATGGCCAGATTGGTGTGGAGCTGTATGATGGACATATCCAGATAAATCAGAAAATTCGACATTTATTGTCTGAGAATGGGAAAAAATACACAGAGGAATTGGAGCAtgtgaaaagttgtacagagcaGTCTGTTGAAAATAGTAAGGAgctacacaaagtaaaacctgatgaatgtaataaaacaaaagataaaaatATTGAGAGAATTGccttgaaaactgaaataaaacctGAAGTACATGATATATCTTTTCAGACTGGTGTTCAAGAGAATTTTGAAGATAAAGAACAAACTGTGCTTGTTCCACAAAAATTGTGCAATATGCCCTTTATACCACCAACATTCCATGGCAATAAAGAGCCAGTTTGTAAAAATGTTATGAATATACCTTTGGAACACAGAGAGAAAAATGCAGATGGAATATTTACTCCTGAATCTCTACTTTGCCCTGTTTTCAATTTGCAGGAAATACCTGCAAATATTATGAATGAATCTTGCACCAATAAACTAAATTATACAGGTCAACAAGAAGGGAGGGAAAATAGACCCAAATATATCAATCTTCCTCCACGTAACATTGAGCTGAATTCTCAGTTAGCAGGTTACATTTCCAATATTAATAGCCCATCTAGTTTCTATATTCAGCTCGCAGAGGATGAAAACATGATCATTCAACTTGCAGAAGAACTAaatgaaggaaaaataaatgtaGACCATGAAAATTACCTGAATGAACTTGTGGCAGGGGATCTTGTTTTAGCAGAATATGTAATTGATTGTTTCTTATATAGAGCAGTTATTAAAACAGTTAGATCAGGAAAATCCTATGAGGTAGAATTCATTGACTATGGTAATACAGCAGTTGTGAGTCCATCAAAAATCTACAAAATTCAAGGAAAGTTCTTAACTTTGCCAAGGTTCAGTATCCATTGTTTCCTTAGTAGAGTAAAAAGTACTCATCCTGATGGAAGCTGGAGCAGCAATGTTATGTTCTACTTTTCCAGAAAAGTAAATAATAAACAAATTACTTGTGTATTTTTGCAACAACATGAACAACAGTGGGAGGTAGATATAATTTGTGATGGAAAGTCTGTGGTTAATGAGTTAATGCAGAGACATGACAGCTCAGGATTACAGAACACACAAATGCTAAATATGGAAACTAATACAGAACAAGACATTCCAGTCACAAATGCAGATCCTGAAGATGAGGAACTAAGGAAGAACTCTAGAGGTCATAACAAATACGAGTCTGTTGAGACTAGAAACACCTCTGAAATTCTCTCTAAAATCCCTAACCAAGATCTAAATCCTGGACAACTAGAAATGGCAGAAATAATTCATATTTCAAAATGTGGAAATTTCCACGTAAAATTAATGAGAAATGTACAAACATTTTTGGATTTAAATGTAATGGTTGCCAAAGAAGCAAAGAGAAACCGTTTGATTGCAGTAGAAAATATTCAAGAAGGATTGGAATGCTTGACAAAATCTAAAAACACCTTGAAGTGGTACCGATCAAAAGTGATGAAGCTTGTTAGTGAGGAGAAAATGTTAGTTTTCTTCATGGATCGTGGTAGATGTGAAATGGTATCCTTGCGTAATACAAAAATGCTCAGTAATGAGATCAAGTGTATTCCTAAACAAGCCATATTATGTAAATGGATTTGGATTCAAAATTCAGGTAAAATGTCACGTGACTATGCGATAAAGAAAATTGCACATCGTGAAATAAAGCTCCTGTTTCTGAGCTACTTGGAATCTTCTTGTCTCTGGGAAGTAGATATCTTAGTAGATGGGATTCTACTTTTGGAATATTTGAATCAGATCTCTGGGCAAGGCAAGATCAACAAACCTAATTGTACAGAAAGTGCAAATAATGTGGCTTCTAAGACATCTGTACTGTCTTTTAGAATAAATTCAGTTACATGGGCGCTATTCCAAAGTGGTAATCAATATCCTGGTTTTGCAACTACAGTTACTGATCCTTCAAACTTCAGTATTCAATTAGAAGACTTATTTGACACTATGAAAACCTTGTTTATGCTACTTTCTGACCTTCCAGGCAATTTGCCAACTTTGCCACAAGACCTTGTGACTCCTGGTGCAAGTTGTTTGATCAAGTTTGGGTTGTACGCGCAGTGGAACAGGGTAGAAGTTTCTGAAATTTCAAATCAGTCTGTTCTTCTTATGTTTATTGATTATGGCTTTCCTGCATATATTCCCTACTCAGATATTGATAAACTGAAAGTTGTTCCAGAAGAACTTATTTGTTTACCACGATTATCTTACTCCTGCTCCTTATCTGGTGTGATTCCTGCTAAAGGGGAACACTGGAGTGATGAAGCTAAGCTCTTGTTTCAGGAATTTCTAGGTAAACAAGGCCTGATTTTCCAGTTTAAGCAGTATGGTTCTGGAATGAAACTAGAGGTAGATGTTCTGTGTGAGCAGAGTAATGTAGCAGATACCTTGGTTGCAGCTCGTCATGCTATCTACTGTAAAAGTACATGCTGCCTTCTTGGACTTGACAATACAAAACCAATTGAACCATGTTCACAACTTCAAAGTGAAGCACAGCAATCACGTTTTCTGCAAAGTTCTGAACCAAAACATAGCTGTACTGAAAGCAGTTTCTTGACAGGTAAAAAAGAGAATGCACAGCAGCAAACACGAGATCTGCAACATAGAAATGCCCGTGGTATAGTTTCAAGAAGTAATTCTACCACTAAACCACCTTCTAGAAAACGACCCAGGAAGAAACCAAGTTCATATAGTAATGGCAAAAATACTGCAAAAGATGAACTTAAGTGTGACAAAAAATTATTTATGCAATTTTCGGATGATAAGAAATGTAACATCATTTCCACAGAAAGTCTTACTGAAAATCTGCCTCCAGAAGCAATGAATGAGACATGTGACTCTGCTGACATGAACACCAGAATGAGGGAAATGAAGATTAGTAAAGAGGTGGCATCATAA